Genomic DNA from Mixophyes fleayi isolate aMixFle1 chromosome 7, aMixFle1.hap1, whole genome shotgun sequence:
cactcccccctcatcctcacaGAGCctcactcccccttccccctcctcacaGAGCCTCACTCCCCCCCTCATCCTCACAGAGCctcactcccccttccccctcctcacagagcctcactcccccctcatcctcacaGAGCCTCACTCCCCCTTCCTCACAGAGCctcactcccccttccccctcctcacaGAGCCTCACTCCCCCTTCCTCACAGAGCctcactcccccttccccctcctcacaGAGCCTCACTCCCCCCCTCATCCTCACAGAGCctcactcccccttccccctcctcacagagcctcactcccccctcatcctcacaGAGCctcactcccccttccccctcctcacagagcctcactcccccctcatcctcacaGAGCCTCACTCCCCCTTCCTCACAGAGCctcactcccccttccccctcctcacagagcctcactcccccctcatcctcacaGAGCctcactcccccttccccctcctcacagagcctcactcccccttccccctcctcacaGAGCCTCACTCCCCCTCATCCTCACAGAGActcactcccccttccccctcctcacagagcctcactcccccctcatcctcctcacagacactcactcccccctcatcctcctcacagacactcactgcccccctcatcctcctcacagacactcactcccccccctcacagacactcactgcccccctcatcctcctcagacactcactcccccctcatcctcctcacatAGACtcactcccccctcatcctcctcacagacactcactccccccctcatcctcctcacagacactcactgcccccctcatcctcctcacatAGACtcactcccccctcatcctcctcacagacactcactgccccctcatcctcctcagacactcactcccccctcatcctcctcacagaaactcactgcccccctcatcccctcacagacactcactccccctcatcctcctcacagacactcactgccccctcatcctcctcacagacactcactgccccctcatcctcctcacagacactcactgccccctcatcctcctcacagacactcactcccccctcatcctcctcacagagactcactccccctcatcctcctcacagacactcactgccccctcacagacactcactcccccctcatcctcctcacagacactcactcccccctcatcctcctcagacactcactgccccctcatcctcctcacagacactcactgccccctcatcctcctcacagacactcactcccccctcatcctcctcacagacactcactcccccctcatcctcctcacagacactcactcccccctcatcctcctcacagagactcactgccccctcatcctcctcacagacactcactcccccctcatcctcctcacagacactcactcccccctcatcctcctcacagacactcactgccccctcatcctcctcacagacactcactcccccctcatcctcctcacagacactcactcccccctcatcctcctcacatAGACtcactcccccctcatcctcctcacagacactcactgcccccctcatcctcctcacatAGACtcactcccccctcatcctcctcacagacactcactgcccccctcatcctcctcacagacactcactcccccctcatcctcctcacagacactcactgcccccctcatcctcctcacagacactcactccccctcatcctcctcacagacactcactgccccctcatcctcctcacagacactcactgcccctcatcctcctcacagacactcactgccccctcatcctcctcacagacactcactgccccctcatcctcctcacagacactcactgccccctcatcctcctcacagacactcactCCCCCCTCATCCTGCTCACAGAGACtcactcccccctcatcctcctcacagacactcactgccccctcatcctcctcacagacactcactcccccctcatcctcctcacagacactcactcccccctcatcctcctcacagacactcactcccccctcatcctcctcacagacactcactgccccctcatcctcctcacagacactcactccccctcatcctcctcacagacactcactccccctcatcctcctcacagacactcactcccccctcatcctcctcacagacactcactgccccccctcatcctcctcacagacactcactgccccctcatcctcctcacagacactcactgccccctcatcctcctcacagacactcactcccccctcatcctcctcacagacactcactcccccctcatcatcctcacagacactcactgccccccctcatcctcctcacagacactcactgccccctcatcctcctcacagacactcactgccccctcatcctcctcacagacactcactgcccccctcatcctcctcacagacactcactgccccctcatcctcctcacagacactcactgccccctcatcctcctcacagacactcactgccccctcatcctcctcacagacactcactccccctcatcctcctcacagacactcactccccctcatcctcctcacagacactcactgcccccctcatcctcctcacagacactcactgcccccctcatcctcctcacagagactcactcccccctcatcctcctcacagacactcactgccccctcatcctcctcacagacactcactgccccctcatcctccctcacagacactcactgccccctcatcctcctcacagacactcactgcccccctcatcctcctcacagacactcactgccccctcatcctcctcacagacactcactgccccctcatcctcctcacagacactcactgccccctcatcctcctcacagacactcactgccccctcatcctcctcacagacactcactgccccctcatcctcctcacagacactcactgccccctcatcctcctcacagacactcactgccccctcatcctcctcacagacactcactgccccctcatcctcctcacagacactcactgccccctcatcctcctcacagacactcactgcccccctcatcctcctcacagacactcactccccctcatcctcctcacagacactcactcccccctcatcctcctcacagacactcactgccccctcatcctcctcacagacactcactcccccctcatcctcctcacagacactcactcccccctcatcctcctcacagacactcactgccccctcatcctcctcacagacactcactcccccctcatcctcctcacagacactcactgccccctcatcctcctcagacactcactgccccctcatcctcctcacagacactcactgctccctcatcctcctcacagacactcactgcccccctcatcctcctcacagacactcactgccccctcatcctcctcacagacactcactgccccctcatcctcctcacagacactcactccccctcatcctcctcacagacactcactcccccctcatcctcctcacagacactcactgccccctcatcctcctcacagacactcactccccctcatcctcctcacagacactcactgccccctcatcctcctcacagacactcactGCCCCCCTCATCCCCCTCACAGAGACTCACtgcccccctcatcctcctcacagacactcactCCCCCCTCATCCCTCCTCACAGACCCCCCCGGTCATAGctcccctcatcctcctcacagacactcactgccccctcatcctcctcacagacactcactccccccctcatcctcctcaaNNNNNNNNNNNNNNNNNNNNNNNNNNNNNNNNNNNNNNNNNNNNNNNNNNNNNNNNNNNNNNNNNNNNNNNNNNNNNNNNNNNNNNNNNNNNNNNNNNNNNNNNNNNNNNNNNNNNNNNNNNNNNNNNNNNNNNNNNNNNNNNNNNNNNNNNNNNNNNNNNNNNNNNNNNNNNNNNNNNNNNNNNNNNNNNNNNNNNNNNtcagcttctgattggatgattgtggTGTCGCTGCTTATAAATGTCTCACCATTTCTCAGTTTCCAGAGACAGTCGGAGGTCCCGGCAGCCGATTTAAGGGGAAGCACTCGCTGGACAGCGACGAGGAAGATGAGGAAGATGAAGTGTCTGGGAGGCTGCTAAATACAACATGCTGGCACAGAGGATGTGGAAGGTGAGTGACCCTTATCCTACTGCTTAATGTGCTGTATGCCTACATTTTACTGGTCCATAGAGGACTGGCTGCTTGTAGACATAAAGAAGCCCCCTCCAGCACTCCATCCCGCACCAGATTCCAGGATAAAGACGTGGCTTACTGTACACCATCTAGATACACAGCCTTATATGAGGAGACATTGGGGGGCTTTTTGGGATTAGTAATGTGGGGGTGCAGAGGTCATTATGTGTCTTTTAATTAGTGAATTTAAGGGTAATTTGCAGCCAGTGTGATGGTTGGAGGGGGCTGTATTGCAGGCTGCCCACCAGTGGTCCAGCTAGTCTGAGACCAAATACTGAGTGAGCAGAGTAAGCGCTATCCCAGGTGACACCGAGCACCTATAAAGCGGTTACCTTGGAATACAGATAATCAGAGAGCAGCCTGAGGCCTACAGGGCACCTTGTGACATCTCTATAAGAGACAGGTCCTTCCTCTGGTTTCCAGGTTAAAACTATAAATCCTTATTTATTACACGCCCCCATTGTTTCTTCTACGGTGTCTGTCATGTACGTATGACTGTCTTCTATATTTGGGGACAGAACCTAAAcaagtctctctccccccccccccccaggacagGAGAATGCCACCCTTGACTCCGAGGGGGGGAATACAGATCACACCCTTTAATCTGAAGGAAGAAATGGAGGAAGGACACTTTGACTCAGAGGGGAACTATTTCCTGCGGAAGGAGGCACAGATCAAAGATCACTGGCTTGACAACATTGACTGGGTAAGAGATTCGGGGGACCGCCAGTGATCTGCTGTCTCTGCCTATTTACACTAAACTCATCTTCCGCCTTGTTCTGTCTCAGGTCCGAAATTAAGGAGCGGAAGACGCCCCATCCTCTCACCAGTGCAGAAGACTATTCAGACTCAGAGGAAGGACGGGCACCCATGGAAATGAAGGCGTTATTGGACGGCCTTCTGAAGATGTTATTGCCCGGTGAGACAGTGGCAAAAGGCATCCAACGCTTGGGAGGGGCAGAAAAGAGAAAGCGGGCAGGGTTACAGAAAGTTAAGCGCAGAAGAGGAGGGGGTAGAAGAGTGGGCCGCGGCACAGAACATAAAACTGATCCAGCAGAAAGCAGTTTGATGCAGAGACAGAGGACAAGTTAGACCCCCGGAGTGATGAGGGCGGGAGAGGAGCAGATACAGAGATGAAGAGCCCAGAAGGTGAAGAGCCAGGAAGGGAGGATGAGAAACCAGAGATGGAACCTCTTGAGCAGCTCATCTCTCTGGCCGATCAGATGGTGGCCCTCGGTGTCTATGAGGTTTATCAGGACACCTATGAGAAGCTTACATACAGACTACGACATCTGGCTCCTCCCACCGCGCTGGACATGTTCGCTGATGAGGTGGACAATCTGGAGGCAAAAGAAGGTATATAGTTGCAGTGTTCCTTCTTTCGGCTagtgatatatattattactattaataacacttatttatatagcgccagcagatttcaTAGGCTTTACATTTGGGACagcactgtaataaaacaagtcTGGGTATTATAGATAGACAAAGTGGTAAGAAGGTGcagcttgcaatctataggacaacAGGCGCTAGATGTATGGGGGTAAAAGCTGCATATTACGTATtggtccagtcacacagcaatgctggtaATGGGGGTTCTTTGAGTATTGAAGGGGAATAAAATATAAGTTTGAGAGCACTGTGTATAAGGAGGAATTAGTGCGATAGCCTGGTGGGATAATTGGGTAGAACACATGGGATGGATAGAATCACTTAGAACAGAGTAGGAAAGGGTAGAATTGAGAATTTGATAAGCTGTCTAAAGAGATGAGATTTCAGGTAACGCTTGAAGGTTGGGAAGGAATTCCTGAAAAGTCCTGGAGCAGGTagtgagtggatgagagacgcagatcttgtgcagaacagaggggTCTGGGTGGGAGATAATGGGACAAGTCAGAaggtgtatgttggtgcagtctTGTTCATGACCATGTATGTTACAAGTATTTTCGATtggatttgataaaaaaaaaataggcaaccaatgtagggactgacagagc
This window encodes:
- the CD2BP2 gene encoding LOW QUALITY PROTEIN: CD2 antigen cytoplasmic tail-binding protein 2 (The sequence of the model RefSeq protein was modified relative to this genomic sequence to represent the inferred CDS: deleted 3 bases in 2 codons), which produces LDDCGVAAYKCLTISQFPETVGGPGSRFKGKHSLDSDEEDEEDEVSGRLLNTTCWHRGCGSEFKGQENATLDSEGGIQITPFNLKEEMEEGHFDSEGNYFLRKEAQIKDHWLDNIDWVRDSGDRQSEIKERKTPHPLTSAEDYSDSEEGRAPMEMKALLDGLLKMLLPGETVAKGIQRLGGAEKRKRAGLQKVKRRRGGGRRVGRGTEHKTDPAESSLMQTEDKLDPRSDEGGRGADTEMKSPEGEEPGREDEKPEMEPLEQLISLADQMVALGVYEVYQDTYEKLTYRLRHLAPPTALDMFADEVDNLEAKEGLHTVGEVVLWEYKWENKEGAELYGPFSNSQMQGWVDDGYFMDGVYCRRVNSSGGQFYSSLRIDFDLYA